GAAATCATGATCAAAATTACGAAATACTTCAACCCCAATTTTTATATCTTTCATTTCACCATAAGGGAATATTTTATTTGATTCAACCCGATTTACCCTTAATCCTGTTAAAATCCCCTTAGAGTTGATAAAGCAAAGCCCATCGCCATTTGCCAAAGGCGTTTTCCCCGAAATTGTAAACCAGCCATTTCCATAAGTCGAAACAACCCCCAACTTTTTACCTGTTGATTTTTGGGTATCCATTGATGATTGTTCTTTTTGCCTCTCATTAATAAAATGAGTGGTAAAGCCTCTATTGAAGCTGCGCTCTGGATCAGGAGAAAAGGATATTCCCGTATGTCCAGATGATGAACGTTTCAGATTTGAGTTATTTCCCACTATTTTATTTAGAAGTTGGTTGTAGTGGCTTGTAATATTCTTAACATAATTAATATCTTTCAATCTCCCTTCAATCTTAAATGAGGTTATTCCTGAATCTATTAAATCTGAAATATGATTTGAAAGGTTAAGATCCTTTAATGAAAGTAGATGTTTGTTTTTTACAATGATTTTTCCCGATGAATCAACCAAATCATAAGAGGAGCGGCATGGTTGGGCACAAGCACCCCGATTAGCACTACGACCCGTAATCGATTGGCTAAAGTAGCATTGACCACTGTAACTAACGCATAAAGCACCATGAATAAAAAATTCCAAATCGATTTTGGTTTGGTTGCGGATATTTTTTATCTCTTCAAGGGACAACTCTCGGGCAAGTATAACTCTATCAATCCCTACACTTTCCAAGAATTTAACCTTTTCGAGTGTTGTATTGTGCGTTTGAGTGCTAGCAAATATTGGAATGGAAGGTAAGTCCATTTCAAGAATTGCCATATCTTGAATAATAATTGCATCTACCCCAATACTATTCAATGATTCAATTAGTGATTTGACCTGTTCAATCTCGTTTTCGTAAATTATCGTATTTACAGTTACGTAGACCTTAACATTGAATGGATGTGCATATTTAACAAGTTTTTCGATATCTGAAATAGAATTACCTGCATTCTCGCGAGCACCGAATTGATTTGCCCCAATGTAAATGGCATCGGCACCGTGATTAACAGCCGCAACACCCGTTTCGTAATCCTTTGCCGGGCAAAGAAGTTCAAGATATTTCATCAAGTTAAATCTGTATCAAAAATAGTTTTTAAGAATGATAAACGCTTTTAATTATATTCTGTGATAAAAATAAATTAACGCTTTTTAGTAAAGAAATTGGAGACGAGCGATGAACAATTATCTTTTAAAATATCAAAAGTAACTGTAGTTTTTGGATGGAGGATAGTTTTTTCAAAAAGACTATAACCCCGTTTTGGATCTTTTGCGCCATAAACCAATCTGCCTAGTTGTGCCCAGTAAAGGGCTCCTGCACACATTGGACATGGCTCAACGGTAACGTAAAGAGTACATTGATCTAAATATTTTCCTCCAAGGTAATTTGTAGCAGATGTTATGGCTTGCATTTCGGCATGAGCTGTTGGATCATTTAGCGTTTCGGTTAGGTTATGAGCCCGTGCAATAATTTGATTCTGGCATACTAAAACCGCACCAATTGGAACTTCATCTTTATCCGCTGCTTTTTGGGCCTCTTTCAAGGCTTCATGCATATACCTCTCATCTATTTGAGAATTTTCCATGCTTTTAAATATTGTGCAAAGGTATAAAGATGTAAAAATGTATAACCTTTTAAAGGCATCATTTTTTTTATCAACTTCAGTCGTTGTTTTAAAACACGGATATTTCTTTTTACTTTCGCATGATTAAAAAAAACAGAGAGATGTACAGAACTCATAATTGTGGTGAACTCCGATTGAAAAATATTGGACAGCCAGTAATGCTTAGCGGATGGATTCAAAAAATCCGTAATCTAGGTGCGATGACATTTATTGATTTACGCGATCGATATGGAATAACTCAACTCGTTGTTGATGATAAGAGCGATTCCTCGTTACAGAGTTTAATATCAGGACTTGGGAGAGAGTTTGTTGTAAAAGTTGAAGGAAAGGTTATTGAGCGGAGTAGTAAAAACAGCAAAATCCCAACTGGTGAAATTGAAGTTAAGGTTGATGGCGTTACTATTTTAAATTCCTCTGAAATTCCTCCATTTACCATTGAAGATGATACGGATGGAGGTGATGAGTATAGAATGAAGTACCGTTACCTTGATTTAAGGAGAAACCCAGTAAAGGAAGCTTTAATGTTAAGGCATCGGATGGCTCAAGAGGTTAGAAAATACCTTGATAGCAAGGAGTTTATTGAGGTAGAAACACCAGTCCTAATAAAATCCACACCCGAAGGTGCTCGTGACTTTGTTGTACCATCGAGGATGAACCCGGGTGAGTTCTATGCATTACCACAATCACCTCAGACTTTCAAGCAACTTTTAATGGTTGCTGGATTTGACAAGTATTTCCAAATTGTTAAATGTTTCCGTGATGAGGATTTAAGGGCTGATAGACAACCTGAGTTCACTCAGATTGATTGTGAGATGTCGTTTGTTGAGCGTGATGATGTGCTTTCTACTTTTGAGGGGCTAACTAAGCATCTATTTAAGTTTGTAAAAGGGATTGAGTTCAATGAACCTTTCCAGAAGTTGTCCTATCAGGATGCAATGAAATATTATGGCTCCGATAAACCTGATATTCGCTTTGGAATGCAATTCGTTGATTTGACAGATAAATTTAAAGGTAAAGGATTCGTTGTATTTGATAGTGCTGAGTACATCGGAGGTATCTGTGTAACGGGTTGTGCAAGTTACTCTCGTAAACAGATTGACGAGTTAACTGAATTTATCAAAAAACCACAAATTGGCGGGAAAGGGTTGGTGTACATAAAAATGGAGGAGGATGGTTCAATAAAATCATCTATTGATAAATTCTATACACCAGAAGATCTTAAAGGAATTGTCGCTCAGATGAATGCTAAAAAAGGCGATTTGATCTTAGTAATGTCTGGTGATAAGAAGAAAACGCTTACGGGTCTTTGTGAACTTCGCCTTGAAATGGGAAATAGGTTGAACCTTCGTGATAAAAATAAATTTGCTCCACTTTGGGTGGTTGATTTTCCTCTGCTTGAATGGGACGATGAGGTTAAGCGATTCTTTGCTATGCACCACCCATTCACATCACCAAATCCAGAAGATATTCCATTATTTGACACTGATCCAAAAGAAGTTAGAGCGAATGCTTACGATTTAGTAATTAACGGGGTTGAGATCGGTGGCGGGTCAATTAGGATACATGATAAGCAGTTACAGCAAAGAATGTTTGAAGTATTAGGCTTTACGCCCGAAGATGCAGAAGCTCAATTTGGCTTCCTGATGACTGCTTTTAAATTTGGTGCTCCTCCACACGGTGGGATTGCTTTTGGTTTCGACAGGTTATGCTCACTATTTGGCGGTGCTGATTCCATTAGAGATTATATCGCATTTCCAAAGAATAACTCAGGGCGTGATGTTATGATTAACTCTCCTGCACCTATTTCTTCAGAGCAATTGAAAGAACTTAGCATCGAATTGAGAAAGGTTTAGTCCTTATCAAAACTAAACATAAAGACACAAAGTTTCAATATTTCTCTGTGTCTTTATATAAATTTTTTCTTCTTATTTTTTCTGATTATCCAACTGTTTAATCAGTTCATCAACAGCAGCCTTAAGTTGGGTATCATTGCCATTAGCAGCATCTTCGGGGGTAATCATAACTTTGATATCTGGTTCCGTCTGGTGATTTTCCAAATAGTTTCCATTCATGTCTTTAACACCAATTTGGGGGATACCAAAAACTAAAGAGGGATCTTGTTGATCTTCCCACCAAACGGCGGTCATTGTACCTGGGACAGGCATACCAACAAGTTTCCCTATATTTAATGTTTTATATGTATAAGGGAAAGCATGAGCATCGGAATAATTCCCTTCACTAACCAAAACGATTGATGGTTTACTCCATTTTGAGATAGGTTCAGAACCAATATATTGCCCACGTGGGACAAAGTTCGCATAACGTTTACCGCTAAGCAATGTGGCTAAATCATCATGAAGCCAACCACCCCCATTAAAGCGGGTATCAATAATGATTGCTTCTTTATTAATATCTCGACCAAGTAGTTCGGAGTATACTTCCCTAAAACTTTCGGAATCCATTCCTCTTACATGGATATAGCCAATTCGACCATTCGAAAGTTTTTCGGCTTCAAACTTTCGGGTTTTTACCCAGCGCAGATATAGCAGTTCGTTTTCTTCCCTGATACTGATTGCTTTAACAATTTCAGTCCATTTCTCACCTGTTTCAGGATTTAATAAATCTAAAAATACCTGTTTATCTGCTTTTCTATTAAGTAGAGAATAAAAATCTTTATCGGCGACAATCTCTATACCATCAATCTTTTCGATTATTATTCCTGCTTTTATTTTACTTTTGGCTCTAATCAACGGGGACTTCTCAATTACTTCAGCAATTTTTACACCATTACCCCTATATGTATTATCGTAAAACACTCCTAAACTACCTGTTTGATCTGCATTATCGGGTTTGGAATAGTACCTACAGCCAGTATGCGATCCATTTAACTCACCAAGCATTTCGCTTACCATTTCAGAAAAATCGAAGTTGTTATTAATATTAGGTAGAAATCTTGAATATTCTTCTTTGTAGAATTTCCAATCGACATTATGTAAGTTAGGATCGTAGAATTTTTTGCTTATTTGACGCCAAATATGCTCGAAAAGATAAGCTCTTTCGGCTGGGTAGTTTATATCAAATTCGGCCTTAAAGTTTATATTCGAAAGTTTATTTGATGATATCTCAACCTTCATTAAACTTCCATTAGACAGAAAAAATAAGTTTTTGCCATCTTTATCCATTTGTAAATTACCTGCAAATCCATCAATTTTAAGCAGAAGTTTTGTTTCATTATCCTTAATATTTCGAACCCAAAGATCATACCCTTTCTCGAATTTACTTAAGTAGTAAAGTTTATCACCCTCTGGTACAAGTATGGCATCGGAGATATTGGAAGAGTTAATCGTTAACCTAACTTTTCTATCATCCAGATTATCTAATTCGAATTTTAGAGTTTCAGTGACCTTTTCCTTTTTTTCATCTTTGGTTTTCTTGTCCTTTGAATCTTTTTCCTTGTCAGTTTTCTCTTTTTCTTCTTTCTCCTTCTTTCTCTTTTCCTTTAATAGTTCCCATTCCTGTTTTGTAAGGTTAAACTCATCGAAAGCCTCTTGGGTTAAGAACATACCATAAATATCAAATTCGGACCCCCAGGAGCCATGGCTTCTCATCCCCATTTTATCATTAAACCATATTACTGATTTTCCATTCATCATCCACTTTGGGGAGTTATCAGCATAACCGCTTTTTGTGAGGTTGGAGAATTTTCCAGAGCCATTGGCGTTAATTAAACCCACTTCAGTATCAGGCCAAGATGGGTATTCATTGAAACATGCTAAAAACCATTTACCATCTGGAGACCATTGATACCATTGGTCTCCATCGCTATAAGAGTAGTTGAATCTGCCATCAAGGATGGTTCTAATTTGTTTTGATTCAAGGTTGATAACACAGAGCGTTGTTCTTTCTTTTAAAAATGCCACTTCTTTACCATCGGGTGAATATGCAGGCTGGAATGTTTCATCAGATAATTCAACAATTGGCTCCTCTTTTAATAGCGTTGATAGCGAAAAGTTAGGCTCGTCTTTTGAGAATATACTTGTTTGATAAATCTTCCAGCTGCCATTCCTTTCAGAAGCGTAAAGCAGTTTTTTTCCGTCTGGGCTAAAACTAACCGACCGTTCCTGTTCAGATGTTTTTGTTATACGTTTTGTTGTTCCATAATCAGTTGAGGTTACAAAAACATCACCCCTTAATATAAATGCTATCTCTTTTCCATCAGGCGACACAGACATTTCTGTGGCACCTTTTGTACGAGTTTCATAGCTTAACGTGGTTTCAGTTTGATCCGAAAGAATATTGATATTTACCTTTTGAGGCTGCCCACCAATTGTCTGCGTATATAATTCTCCATTATGCTGGTAACAAAGAAGATCGTTGTTTGATTTAGTTAAAAATCTAACAGGATGCTTATCGAAGAATGAAATTTGTTTAGGCTCTCCTCCCTGTTCCGTGCTTATTGTCGCTACATTAAAACTACCCCATTGTTCAGTAAGATAAAATATAGATTTACTATCAATAGAGAATACAGGATTTCTATCTTCTCCATTAAAAGAGGTAATTTTTTCATGTTTACCCGTTTCGGTATTATAAATCCAGATATCTCTAGTAACAGCTGATTTATGATGTTTTCTCCACGGATCTTCATAACCTTTCCTATCCTGATAAACTATTAATTTGCCATTAGGACTAAAATTAGCATCCTCTGCTGGGGTGGTTAATATTTGATTAACCCTACCACTCGTTGTAGGTACGGAATATAGTTCGGATAGAATATTATCTGGAAATTGAATATTTTTTGAGTTATCCTGAATTTGAGCTGAGAAAATTATATTTTCCCCATCGATACTGAATGTTGATGGGTATTCATTATTTGAGTGGAAGGTTAAACGGGTTGGTATTCCTCCTTCAATTGGAATTGTAAATACATCATAATTGCCAAACCTATTCGATGCAAATGCAACTGTTTTCCCATCTGGTGACCAAACCGGCATAAAATCGTATGCGGGGTTGGTTGTCAATATTATTGCGGTTCCACCCTTTGTATCAACTTTGTACAAATCACCTTTATAGTTGAATACAATTGTTTTTCCATTGGGAGAAACTGCAGGATATCTCAACCATAGAGAACCATTTACTTGTCCAATTCCAATTGTAATAATGTAAAAGAATAAACTGATTGAAAATATTTTTTTTAACATAAATAGGAGGTTTTTGTTATTACTCTATGGTAAATTAAATATTTTAATACTAAATTATAATTGCCAAAGATAAATAAGTAAATTGCAAATAGTCAATTTATTTGAAAGAAAATAAAATCTTATATTCATTT
This window of the Bacteroidales bacterium genome carries:
- a CDS encoding U32 family peptidase produces the protein MKYLELLCPAKDYETGVAAVNHGADAIYIGANQFGARENAGNSISDIEKLVKYAHPFNVKVYVTVNTIIYENEIEQVKSLIESLNSIGVDAIIIQDMAILEMDLPSIPIFASTQTHNTTLEKVKFLESVGIDRVILARELSLEEIKNIRNQTKIDLEFFIHGALCVSYSGQCYFSQSITGRSANRGACAQPCRSSYDLVDSSGKIIVKNKHLLSLKDLNLSNHISDLIDSGITSFKIEGRLKDINYVKNITSHYNQLLNKIVGNNSNLKRSSSGHTGISFSPDPERSFNRGFTTHFINERQKEQSSMDTQKSTGKKLGVVSTYGNGWFTISGKTPLANGDGLCFINSKGILTGLRVNRVESNKIFPYGEMKDIKIGVEVFRNFDHDFNNALKSSNRNRWINCKLKVEQTEAGLVFSALDEDGNSASIIVNSNFDLALNSEKSIENIRVQLSKAGDTIFKIEIVEINMYKPVFIPTSTINQIRRDLINKLTNTRFEQFSKTNNKKVRVKSQYFTNKLSYKGNVSNSLSKTFYNRQGVLSIDDAFELQQNIPDAELMVMRYCIKYEVGICPIKQNGKPTGDLFLKDNNNLYPLEFDCKNCLMKVKSPKI
- a CDS encoding nucleoside deaminase; translation: MENSQIDERYMHEALKEAQKAADKDEVPIGAVLVCQNQIIARAHNLTETLNDPTAHAEMQAITSATNYLGGKYLDQCTLYVTVEPCPMCAGALYWAQLGRLVYGAKDPKRGYSLFEKTILHPKTTVTFDILKDNCSSLVSNFFTKKR
- the aspS gene encoding aspartate--tRNA ligase, encoding MYRTHNCGELRLKNIGQPVMLSGWIQKIRNLGAMTFIDLRDRYGITQLVVDDKSDSSLQSLISGLGREFVVKVEGKVIERSSKNSKIPTGEIEVKVDGVTILNSSEIPPFTIEDDTDGGDEYRMKYRYLDLRRNPVKEALMLRHRMAQEVRKYLDSKEFIEVETPVLIKSTPEGARDFVVPSRMNPGEFYALPQSPQTFKQLLMVAGFDKYFQIVKCFRDEDLRADRQPEFTQIDCEMSFVERDDVLSTFEGLTKHLFKFVKGIEFNEPFQKLSYQDAMKYYGSDKPDIRFGMQFVDLTDKFKGKGFVVFDSAEYIGGICVTGCASYSRKQIDELTEFIKKPQIGGKGLVYIKMEEDGSIKSSIDKFYTPEDLKGIVAQMNAKKGDLILVMSGDKKKTLTGLCELRLEMGNRLNLRDKNKFAPLWVVDFPLLEWDDEVKRFFAMHHPFTSPNPEDIPLFDTDPKEVRANAYDLVINGVEIGGGSIRIHDKQLQQRMFEVLGFTPEDAEAQFGFLMTAFKFGAPPHGGIAFGFDRLCSLFGGADSIRDYIAFPKNNSGRDVMINSPAPISSEQLKELSIELRKV
- a CDS encoding peptidase S41, with protein sequence MLKKIFSISLFFYIITIGIGQVNGSLWLRYPAVSPNGKTIVFNYKGDLYKVDTKGGTAIILTTNPAYDFMPVWSPDGKTVAFASNRFGNYDVFTIPIEGGIPTRLTFHSNNEYPSTFSIDGENIIFSAQIQDNSKNIQFPDNILSELYSVPTTSGRVNQILTTPAEDANFSPNGKLIVYQDRKGYEDPWRKHHKSAVTRDIWIYNTETGKHEKITSFNGEDRNPVFSIDSKSIFYLTEQWGSFNVATISTEQGGEPKQISFFDKHPVRFLTKSNNDLLCYQHNGELYTQTIGGQPQKVNINILSDQTETTLSYETRTKGATEMSVSPDGKEIAFILRGDVFVTSTDYGTTKRITKTSEQERSVSFSPDGKKLLYASERNGSWKIYQTSIFSKDEPNFSLSTLLKEEPIVELSDETFQPAYSPDGKEVAFLKERTTLCVINLESKQIRTILDGRFNYSYSDGDQWYQWSPDGKWFLACFNEYPSWPDTEVGLINANGSGKFSNLTKSGYADNSPKWMMNGKSVIWFNDKMGMRSHGSWGSEFDIYGMFLTQEAFDEFNLTKQEWELLKEKRKKEKEEKEKTDKEKDSKDKKTKDEKKEKVTETLKFELDNLDDRKVRLTINSSNISDAILVPEGDKLYYLSKFEKGYDLWVRNIKDNETKLLLKIDGFAGNLQMDKDGKNLFFLSNGSLMKVEISSNKLSNINFKAEFDINYPAERAYLFEHIWRQISKKFYDPNLHNVDWKFYKEEYSRFLPNINNNFDFSEMVSEMLGELNGSHTGCRYYSKPDNADQTGSLGVFYDNTYRGNGVKIAEVIEKSPLIRAKSKIKAGIIIEKIDGIEIVADKDFYSLLNRKADKQVFLDLLNPETGEKWTEIVKAISIREENELLYLRWVKTRKFEAEKLSNGRIGYIHVRGMDSESFREVYSELLGRDINKEAIIIDTRFNGGGWLHDDLATLLSGKRYANFVPRGQYIGSEPISKWSKPSIVLVSEGNYSDAHAFPYTYKTLNIGKLVGMPVPGTMTAVWWEDQQDPSLVFGIPQIGVKDMNGNYLENHQTEPDIKVMITPEDAANGNDTQLKAAVDELIKQLDNQKK